A region from the Natronogracilivirga saccharolytica genome encodes:
- a CDS encoding CotH kinase family protein, with protein MQLTQDEVDLLTGRHYADPGDNEHWLAMREYADEHDLSEESHFRHMTTQMDMDSYLDYYASQIFYANNDWPHNNIDYFRKRVSYDSTAEPGHDGRWRWMMRDLDRSFNLSTQDDFDMIEWVTLKEDGRYGEEWPNLLLRNLLENDQFRISFINRIADLLNTTFQKDRLTSAIDKQKAIIGTEIENQVLRWQKQGSKQGWMAHSAGVNAMYRFVENREGHLREHVRKHFDIESDVNLTLDVSDPSGGYIAVHNTDIKSSTPGVENNPWPWSGSYFQDVPVTMKAKTWPGYTFSHWEIADSTAHEETITLPMYSDTSIKAVFQEDDKELFPEPVVLADTDFTFDYWPADTTSGHFPDHMAFVYMDEPEPHEYAGISGYTDGDYDLEDRTRINGLGNDGFAFINTSNPDGNPGYPGTRLGGALLALDTRTSDPVSVTFQAGTVRPNSRVYNLRLQYRLGDDGEFRDVTDGDGEPVEYLRNEEAGHNQTIGPVKLPEELMDKAYVQLLWRYYYSGTRLDADSGQRSKLNISKITVVTEEPDEDENGENGENGDNDDKNGQLPEKLTLKQNYPNPFNSQTNIAFELPDASHVMLQIFDVTGQLMMTLRQRSYEAGTHTVQFDPGNISSGVYIYRLQTDFGTEYKKMTILR; from the coding sequence TTGCAATTGACCCAAGATGAAGTGGACCTGCTTACGGGAAGGCACTATGCTGATCCCGGAGATAATGAGCACTGGCTTGCCATGCGGGAGTATGCCGACGAACATGATCTGTCCGAGGAATCCCATTTCAGACATATGACCACACAGATGGATATGGACAGCTATCTGGACTATTATGCCTCCCAAATCTTCTATGCCAACAATGACTGGCCCCACAATAATATCGACTATTTCCGCAAGCGGGTTTCTTACGATTCCACTGCCGAACCGGGTCATGACGGTCGCTGGCGCTGGATGATGAGAGACCTTGACCGCTCCTTCAATCTCAGTACCCAGGATGATTTTGACATGATTGAATGGGTCACTTTGAAAGAAGATGGCAGATATGGCGAAGAATGGCCCAATCTGCTGCTCCGCAATCTGCTGGAAAATGACCAGTTCAGGATATCCTTCATCAACCGTATTGCCGATCTTCTCAACACAACATTTCAAAAAGATCGCCTTACTTCCGCTATTGACAAACAAAAAGCCATCATCGGCACGGAAATTGAAAACCAGGTGCTCAGATGGCAGAAACAAGGCTCAAAACAAGGGTGGATGGCGCATTCTGCCGGTGTCAATGCCATGTACCGCTTTGTTGAAAACCGTGAAGGCCATCTTCGTGAACATGTCCGCAAACATTTTGACATCGAATCCGATGTGAACCTGACGCTTGATGTTTCGGATCCTTCCGGAGGTTACATTGCTGTCCATAACACGGACATCAAGAGCAGCACCCCCGGTGTTGAAAACAATCCATGGCCATGGTCCGGCAGCTATTTTCAGGATGTCCCTGTAACAATGAAGGCAAAAACATGGCCGGGTTATACCTTCTCACACTGGGAAATTGCGGATTCCACAGCCCATGAAGAAACCATTACCCTGCCGATGTATTCTGACACTTCAATCAAAGCTGTCTTTCAAGAAGATGACAAAGAATTATTCCCCGAACCGGTAGTTTTAGCGGATACCGATTTTACGTTCGATTACTGGCCGGCAGATACCACCTCAGGCCATTTCCCCGATCATATGGCTTTTGTATATATGGATGAGCCGGAACCACATGAGTATGCCGGGATATCCGGTTACACAGATGGAGATTATGATCTTGAGGACAGAACACGCATCAATGGTCTTGGAAATGACGGTTTTGCCTTTATCAACACCAGCAATCCCGATGGTAATCCGGGATATCCCGGAACACGGCTTGGAGGGGCATTGCTGGCCCTTGACACCAGGACCAGCGACCCTGTTTCCGTAACATTTCAGGCCGGAACCGTGCGTCCAAATTCCCGCGTGTACAATCTGAGACTGCAATATCGTCTTGGGGATGACGGTGAGTTCCGCGATGTAACAGACGGGGACGGGGAACCGGTTGAGTACCTGAGAAACGAAGAGGCCGGACACAATCAAACCATTGGCCCTGTCAAACTTCCGGAAGAACTAATGGACAAGGCCTATGTCCAGCTCTTATGGCGATATTATTACAGTGGGACCCGGCTCGATGCTGACAGCGGTCAGCGTTCGAAACTCAATATTTCCAAAATAACCGTGGTGACGGAAGAGCCGGATGAAGACGAAAATGGCGAAAATGGCGAAAATGGCGACAATGACGACAAGAATGGACAATTGCCGGAAAAACTCACATTGAAGCAGAACTATCCAAACCCTTTTAATTCACAGACAAATATTGCGTTCGAACTTCCGGATGCAAGTCACGTAATGCTTCAGATTTTTGATGTAACTGGACAATTGATGATGACTTTACGACAGAGATCATATGAAGCAGGCACACACACCGTGCAATTTGATCCCGGCAATATATCAAGCGGCGTTTATATTTATCGTCTTCAAACAGACTTTGGAACCGAATACAAGAAAATGACTATTCTGAGGTAG
- a CDS encoding lipopolysaccharide biosynthesis protein, whose product MSWNYSNFKNQVLLSGFVKNLGKMMSGTGFAHLLGIAVLPVLTRIYTPEEMGVYATFLSMVMICYCVASFRYEYATLIPKSLSAANNITILSISLTMTSGVVLLSLLALFHRPIAEILNIEAIGLLIFFLPASVVFYSMFMILTFSLNRQKKYGFIATGKITASSATAASQIGMGFLQMQQAGLVIGKFAGDFLGMIFLLWKRQKMGSSITAGVTPRRMVAMARRYRDFPVYNTPHALTTSVSNNFPVLLFNTWFSEAIAGFYAMAHRALYSPVQVVGKAAYQVFSQRISEKYGNQEQLIPFIKSTLLLLTAIGILPFLLLFLVSPPLFSWFLGPGWEMTGYFVRILTPFVFLVFLVTPLNFIPLLLGRQKKAFLIDVVYLMFRLLALSAGIYMDGVWIALTLYATVGVVFSTYLILWYYLLAKKAERYV is encoded by the coding sequence ATGTCTTGGAATTATTCAAATTTTAAAAATCAGGTACTTTTAAGCGGTTTTGTAAAAAACCTTGGCAAAATGATGTCGGGGACCGGATTTGCCCACCTGCTAGGTATTGCAGTTTTACCGGTGCTGACCAGAATTTATACACCTGAGGAGATGGGTGTATATGCAACTTTTCTGTCAATGGTAATGATTTGTTATTGTGTTGCTTCTTTCAGGTATGAATATGCAACATTGATTCCTAAAAGCCTGTCTGCAGCCAATAATATCACTATTCTTTCGATCTCACTGACAATGACAAGCGGGGTTGTACTTTTGTCTTTGCTTGCTCTGTTTCACAGACCCATTGCAGAAATACTTAACATAGAGGCAATTGGTCTTCTGATCTTTTTTCTGCCTGCTTCGGTTGTTTTTTACAGTATGTTCATGATTCTGACTTTCAGCCTGAACAGGCAAAAAAAGTACGGATTTATTGCAACAGGCAAGATCACAGCTTCCTCGGCAACCGCTGCTTCGCAGATTGGTATGGGCTTTTTGCAGATGCAGCAGGCCGGACTGGTTATCGGGAAATTTGCAGGTGATTTTCTGGGGATGATTTTTCTGCTGTGGAAACGTCAAAAAATGGGATCGTCTATCACTGCGGGTGTAACGCCCCGGCGCATGGTCGCTATGGCCAGACGCTATCGAGATTTTCCGGTTTACAATACCCCTCATGCATTGACTACATCGGTATCAAATAACTTTCCGGTCCTGCTTTTCAACACGTGGTTTTCCGAAGCTATTGCCGGTTTTTACGCGATGGCACACCGGGCACTTTATTCACCGGTTCAGGTTGTCGGAAAGGCTGCCTACCAGGTTTTCAGCCAGCGAATTTCAGAAAAATACGGCAACCAGGAGCAGCTTATTCCGTTTATTAAAAGTACCTTGCTGCTGCTTACTGCAATCGGAATTCTGCCATTTTTATTGTTGTTTTTGGTCAGTCCGCCCCTGTTTTCCTGGTTCCTCGGTCCGGGATGGGAAATGACCGGTTATTTTGTGCGTATATTAACCCCGTTTGTATTTCTGGTTTTTTTAGTTACCCCGCTCAATTTTATTCCGCTTCTGCTGGGCAGGCAAAAAAAAGCGTTTCTTATTGATGTTGTTTACCTCATGTTCCGTCTGCTGGCGCTTTCTGCCGGAATCTACATGGACGGTGTCTGGATTGCGTTGACTCTTTATGCAACAGTTGGGGTTGTGTTCAGCACCTATCTGATACTCTGGTATTATTTACTTGCAAAAAAAGCCGAGCGGTATGTATAA
- a CDS encoding transposase — protein MNYHLVYREYKDVSGYEDWPARKHASEYLVFPENIGKKLSLDELSVSKGELYTFLTNKAAKGRKGALVASIGSTKTDEIVAQISRIPQHKRMQVQEVTLDMAENMAGAVRELFPNADLVIDRFHVEKLGHEVLQHLRVKLRWEAIEAENEAIKEAKKQGESYRPEVFHNGDTRKQLLARSRYALFKHSGKWTLNQQMRMKILFEQYPELKQAHDHRLKLNQIYKKQQNRIHGKEQLQQWIAQSKKHKIKGFRRMAYTIEHYLENIANFFLNRSTNASAESFNAKVKQFRAIQRGVTDAEFFLFRLSKIYA, from the coding sequence GTGAACTATCATCTGGTCTATCGGGAATACAAGGATGTCAGTGGTTATGAGGACTGGCCGGCTCGCAAACACGCCTCGGAGTATCTGGTATTTCCGGAAAATATCGGTAAGAAATTAAGTTTGGATGAGCTGAGTGTGAGCAAAGGCGAATTGTACACGTTTTTAACGAATAAGGCGGCTAAGGGGCGAAAAGGAGCGCTGGTGGCCAGTATAGGTAGTACCAAAACCGATGAGATTGTAGCTCAAATCAGTCGGATCCCGCAGCATAAACGCATGCAGGTCCAAGAAGTCACCCTGGATATGGCCGAGAACATGGCCGGAGCCGTACGCGAGCTGTTTCCCAATGCCGATTTGGTCATAGACCGCTTTCACGTAGAAAAACTCGGACACGAAGTCCTTCAACACCTTCGTGTAAAACTGCGCTGGGAGGCCATAGAAGCCGAAAACGAGGCCATTAAAGAGGCTAAAAAGCAAGGAGAATCCTATCGGCCGGAAGTATTTCATAACGGTGATACTCGCAAACAACTCTTGGCCCGAAGCCGGTATGCGCTGTTCAAGCATTCCGGCAAATGGACCTTGAATCAACAGATGCGCATGAAGATACTTTTTGAGCAGTATCCGGAGCTGAAACAAGCTCACGATCACAGGCTCAAGCTAAATCAAATCTATAAAAAACAGCAGAATCGAATTCATGGCAAAGAGCAACTCCAACAGTGGATTGCCCAGTCAAAGAAGCATAAAATCAAAGGCTTCCGGCGCATGGCTTACACCATTGAGCATTATCTTGAGAATATCGCAAACTTCTTTTTGAACCGGTCCACCAATGCATCAGCCGAATCTTTCAATGCCAAGGTCAAGCAGTTCCGGGCTATACAACGTGGTGTGACAGATGCTGAATTCTTTCTCTTCCGTCTTTCAAAAATTTATGCCTAA
- a CDS encoding CotH kinase family protein has product MIKKLLLSLLFLLACLVSAQASTPTVAINEVMASNGSTVFDEDGDAEDWIELYNYGDEPVDLQWFGLSDDYENPYRWIFPDVTIDPGEFLLIWASGKDRTDPDQPLHTNFAIASAGEEVLLTSVDGERIDELQPLKLPTDLSVGRKPDGVGDWYFFEDPTPGLPNTTEGYQQVLTEPVFSKPPGHHTGSIELDLTHPDDHVTIYYTTDGSRPDSDSDVWEGPKTLQDRTSEPNDISMIRTTNSDTRSEGWNEPGGPVPKAHTIRAIAKRDGHLPSAVNTHSFFIDENGSVSHGLPVFSLVTDPEHLFDHETGIYVPGADGESGEVHHGNFENRGHDWERKTSLEFFETDGKRVLATDMGLRIHGGWSRRNAQKSVRIYARNEYGDNRFYYSFFPDLPYNQYNRLILRNSGNDWAYSLFRDGLAQTLISHLNFDTQEYRPSVVYINGEYWGIHNIRERYDQHYLKRVYGLQEDEGSVAFSGEKPVLGINF; this is encoded by the coding sequence ATGATCAAAAAACTCCTGCTTTCCCTCCTTTTTTTACTGGCTTGCCTTGTTTCCGCTCAAGCTTCGACACCCACTGTGGCAATCAATGAAGTGATGGCATCCAACGGATCCACCGTGTTCGATGAGGACGGCGATGCCGAAGACTGGATTGAACTCTACAATTACGGTGATGAACCTGTTGACCTGCAATGGTTCGGGTTATCGGATGACTATGAAAATCCATACCGCTGGATTTTTCCCGATGTTACTATCGATCCCGGCGAGTTTCTGCTGATCTGGGCTTCCGGCAAAGACCGGACGGATCCCGACCAGCCGCTGCACACCAATTTTGCCATTGCATCCGCAGGCGAGGAAGTTCTGCTCACTTCGGTCGACGGTGAGCGTATCGACGAACTGCAACCGCTAAAACTTCCAACCGATCTCTCTGTCGGGCGCAAACCCGACGGTGTCGGTGACTGGTATTTTTTTGAAGACCCCACCCCCGGTCTGCCCAACACAACAGAAGGATACCAGCAGGTGCTTACGGAACCGGTGTTCAGTAAACCACCCGGGCACCACACCGGATCCATCGAACTCGATCTGACCCACCCCGATGATCATGTAACAATTTATTACACTACCGACGGAAGCCGGCCGGACAGCGATTCCGACGTCTGGGAGGGACCGAAAACATTACAAGACCGCACCAGTGAACCGAATGACATTTCGATGATCCGCACAACCAATTCCGACACGCGCTCGGAAGGATGGAATGAACCCGGCGGACCGGTGCCCAAAGCCCATACTATCCGGGCCATAGCCAAACGTGATGGTCATCTGCCAAGCGCTGTAAACACCCACAGTTTTTTTATCGATGAAAACGGGTCGGTATCTCATGGGCTGCCGGTGTTTTCACTTGTCACGGACCCGGAACATCTGTTTGACCACGAAACCGGTATTTATGTTCCCGGAGCAGACGGCGAATCGGGTGAAGTTCATCACGGAAATTTTGAAAACCGTGGACACGATTGGGAGCGAAAAACGTCTCTCGAGTTTTTTGAGACAGATGGCAAGCGGGTACTGGCCACAGATATGGGACTCCGCATTCACGGCGGATGGTCCCGTCGCAATGCTCAGAAGTCCGTCCGGATATATGCAAGAAACGAATACGGAGACAACAGGTTTTACTACTCATTTTTTCCCGATCTTCCTTACAATCAATACAACCGGCTTATCCTTCGCAATTCCGGCAATGACTGGGCTTACAGCCTGTTCCGCGACGGCCTGGCGCAAACGCTGATCTCTCATCTTAACTTTGACACCCAGGAGTACCGGCCGTCCGTAGTCTATATCAACGGCGAATACTGGGGCATTCACAATATCCGGGAACGGTATGACCAACACTACCTGAAACGTGTTTACGGCTTGCAGGAAGATGAAGGATCAGTTGCATTCTCTGGGGAGAAGCCAGTTTTAGGCATAAATTTTTGA
- a CDS encoding class I SAM-dependent methyltransferase translates to MNQRETQDEVLKREKAFHDDLYSSKSDSRAAAKKYSRLKAEFDKRYMKLVKERAEGSKVLEIGCGPNINTPHWVDIAAECHGIDISDVAISQARERLGKPYSNTHLSVMNAESMEYDDNYFDVVCGKGIIHHLNTESAFKEVSRVLKPGGLAVFIEPLGHNPFINLYRRLTPKMRSDDEHPLLMSDIEVSQRYFGNVNTDFQHITSILSAFIPGNRLHSLSFQLLNSFDSLIIKSLPFTKKYSWMALIRLQEPYSA, encoded by the coding sequence ATGAATCAACGTGAAACACAAGATGAAGTACTGAAAAGAGAAAAAGCATTCCATGATGACCTCTATTCTTCTAAATCAGACTCCAGGGCAGCTGCCAAAAAGTATAGCAGGCTCAAGGCAGAGTTTGATAAACGTTACATGAAGCTTGTAAAAGAGCGTGCTGAGGGAAGCAAGGTGCTGGAAATCGGATGCGGGCCGAATATCAACACTCCGCACTGGGTTGACATAGCTGCCGAGTGCCATGGTATTGATATTTCGGATGTGGCCATCAGTCAGGCCCGGGAACGGCTGGGGAAACCATACAGCAATACTCACCTGAGCGTGATGAATGCGGAATCAATGGAGTATGACGACAACTATTTTGATGTGGTTTGCGGCAAAGGAATCATTCACCACCTTAATACCGAATCGGCATTCAAAGAAGTATCCAGAGTTCTCAAACCAGGGGGACTCGCAGTCTTTATCGAACCCCTTGGTCACAACCCGTTTATTAATTTGTACCGGCGCCTGACGCCGAAAATGCGCAGTGATGATGAACATCCCTTGTTAATGTCCGATATTGAAGTGTCCCAACGCTATTTTGGAAATGTAAATACTGACTTTCAGCATATTACCAGCATACTTTCGGCATTTATACCGGGAAACAGGTTACATTCTCTCAGTTTTCAACTCCTGAACAGTTTTGACAGTCTGATAATCAAATCGCTGCCGTTTACAAAAAAATATAGCTGGATGGCGCTGATCAGGTTACAGGAACCTTATTCTGCCTGA